A section of the Hemibagrus wyckioides isolate EC202008001 linkage group LG04, SWU_Hwy_1.0, whole genome shotgun sequence genome encodes:
- the utp4 gene encoding U3 small nucleolar RNA-associated protein 4 homolog isoform X1, which translates to MGEFKVHRVRFFDYMPSAIHALAFEPKRERIAAARADGSVEIYDVADNFFQEKVVPGREKRATEALAWVGERLFSAGLNGEIVEYDLDNHKVKYTLDAYGGPIWAIASNKQGTHLAVGCEDGTVKLFEVCEDKIQFERNLAKQKGRIISLSWHPSGLRIAAGMMDMIRVFDTETGQSVHRLLVERGIGTAKSKECVVWSVVYLSDGTIISGDSSGKVKIWDDCTGTLIKSHQVTKWDVLTLSASQDETSVVAGTSEGTVVQLQFISMVLGQEEKEWVRTRTFKNHTHDVRAVLEINMAIVSGGMDTQLVMRPLLDKIEVKTTATAFRKIHFPHRSLVSCAKKTGLLLFQYPTHLDLWRLGESDGTGERKTSSWMPGSSLAIKRKPEKLLHLKIKGEDHVCCSAVSPCGEWIAYSTVASFRLYRLHCDNNNVSITKISKLPKILSSANQICFSSDSSRLFVASTSSTVHVAALSQTECKLISSLKSKSGSGQAIHLLAASEDGKWLASANSAHEVHVYNLKKMKVHCTVPIYSSGVSAMAIHPTTNNLFVVHADQQLFEYSIDQKQYTDWSRVVQKNGLHHVWLERDTPVTNVTFSRKNPAHIVLHDMYMFCIIDQTLPLPDKKSQFYNQLTLRSLPEKERKSQSHAFKVCKTYKELLFAGLMEDQSLVVVERPLLDITAQLPPPVRQKKFAT; encoded by the exons ATGGGGGAGTTCAAGGTTCATCGTGTTCGCTTCTTCGACTACATGCCCTCAGCTATCCATGCTCTGGCTTTCGAGCCTAAGCGTGAGCGGATCGCAGCGGCGAGGGCAGACGGCTCTGTGGAGATCTACGACGTGGCTGACAACTTCTTTCAGGAAAAG GTGGTTCCTGGGCGAGAGAAGCGAGCCACTGAGGCTCTGGCTTGGGTTGGAGAGCGTCTCTTCAGTGCAGGTTTAAATGGCGAGATAGTAGAGTACGATTTGGACAACCACAAGGTGAAATACACACTCGATGCTTATGGAGGCCCCATTTGGGCCATTGCAAGCAACAAGCAAGGAACTCATTTGGCT GTTGGTTGTGAAGATGGTACTGTTAAGCtgtttgaggtgtgtgaagATAAAATCCAGTTTGAAAGGAATCTGGCCAAGCAAAAAGGACGCATCATCTCACTATCCTGGCATCCTTCAGGCTTGAGGATAGCTGCAGGAATGATGGATATGATTCGGGTCTTTGATACTGAAACAG GTCAGTCAGTTCACAGGCTGCTGGTGGAGCGTGGAATAGGAACAGCTAAGAGTAAGGAGTGTGTCGTTTGGAGTGTGGTGTACCTCAGCGACGGCACCATCATCAGCGGAGACTCGTCTGGGAAGGTTAAGATATGGGATGATTGCACAGGAACACTGATTAAAAGCCACCAGGTCACCAAGTGGGATGTGCTGACATTATCAGCTTCTCAG GATGAGACCAGTGTCGTTGCCGGGACGTCAGAGGGAACCGTAGTCCAACTCCAGTTCATTTCCATGGTTCTGGGACAGGAGGAGAAAGAGTGGGTCCGAACCAGAACCTTTAAGAATCACACGCATGACGTCCGAGCTGTTCTGGAGATCAACATGGCCATTGTTTCAGGAG GAATGGACACCCAGCTTGTCATGAGGCCTCTCTTGGATAAAATTGAAGTGAAGACCACTGCTACAGCCTTTCGCAAGATCCATTTTCCTCAC CGGAGTTTAGTGTCCTGCGCAAAGAAAACTGGTCTGCTGCTGTTCCAGTACCCAACACATCTGGATCTGTGGAGACTCGGGGAGAGCGATGGTACCGGTGAGAGAAAAACATCATCAT GGATGCCTGGAAGCAGTTTAGCCATTAAAAGGAAGCCAGAGAAATTACTTCACTTAAAGATAAAG GGGGAGGATCATGTCTGCTGCAGTGCCGTGTCTCCGTGTGGAGAGTGGATCGCTTACTCTACAGTGGCCAGCTTCCGGCTATACAGACTACACTGTGATAACAACAACGTCAGCATCACTAAG ATATCCAAGCTCCCAAAGATCCTCAGCTCAGCCAATCAAATATGCTTCTCTTCAGACTCCTCTCGTCTGTTTGTGGCTTCTACATCCTCTACAGTTCATGTGGCAGCTCTGAGCCAAACAGAATGCAAGCTCATATCTTCTCTTAAGTCAAAATCAG GCTCTGGTCAGGCCATTCATCTGTTAGCAGCAAGCGAGGACGGAAAATGGCTGGCCTCAGCCAACAGTGCCCATGAGGTTCATGTGTATAACCTGAAGAAGATGAAG GTACACTGCACGGTGCCTATTTATAGCTCTGGAGTCAGCGCCATGGCCATCCACCCAACAACTAACAACCTGTTCGTGGTGCATGCAGATCAGCAG CTGTTCGAGTACTCTATAGATCAGAAACAGTACACCGACTGGAGTCGAGTGGTGCAGAAGAACGGCCTTCATCATGTGTGGCTGGAGAGAGACACACCCGTGACTAATGTAACCTTCAGTCGCAAAAACCCAGCTCACATTGTACTACATGATATGTACATGTTCTGCATCATTGATCAAACCCTG CCCCTTCCTGATAAAAAGTCTCAGTTCTACAATCAGCTGACTCTGCGAAGCCTGCCTGAGAAGGAAAGGAAGTCTCAAAGCCATGCTTTCAAAGTTTGCAAGACTTACAAG GAGCTGCTGTTTGCTGGGCTGATGGAGGATCAGTcactggtggtggtggagcGCCCCCTGTTGGACATCACTGCACAACTCCCACCACCTGTCAGACAGAAGAAGTTTGCTacataa
- the utp4 gene encoding U3 small nucleolar RNA-associated protein 4 homolog isoform X2 yields MGEFKVHRVRFFDYMPSAIHALAFEPKRERIAAARADGSVEIYDVADNFFQEKVVPGREKRATEALAWVGERLFSAGLNGEIVEYDLDNHKVKYTLDAYGGPIWAIASNKQGTHLAVGCEDGTVKLFEVCEDKIQFERNLAKQKGRIISLSWHPSGLRIAAGMMDMIRVFDTETGQSVHRLLVERGIGTAKSKECVVWSVVYLSDGTIISGDSSGKVKIWDDCTGTLIKSHQVTKWDVLTLSASQDETSVVAGTSEGTVVQLQFISMVLGQEEKEWVRTRTFKNHTHDVRAVLEINMAIVSGGMDTQLVMRPLLDKIEVKTTATAFRKIHFPHRSLVSCAKKTGLLLFQYPTHLDLWRLGESDGTGMPGSSLAIKRKPEKLLHLKIKGEDHVCCSAVSPCGEWIAYSTVASFRLYRLHCDNNNVSITKISKLPKILSSANQICFSSDSSRLFVASTSSTVHVAALSQTECKLISSLKSKSGSGQAIHLLAASEDGKWLASANSAHEVHVYNLKKMKVHCTVPIYSSGVSAMAIHPTTNNLFVVHADQQLFEYSIDQKQYTDWSRVVQKNGLHHVWLERDTPVTNVTFSRKNPAHIVLHDMYMFCIIDQTLPLPDKKSQFYNQLTLRSLPEKERKSQSHAFKVCKTYKELLFAGLMEDQSLVVVERPLLDITAQLPPPVRQKKFAT; encoded by the exons ATGGGGGAGTTCAAGGTTCATCGTGTTCGCTTCTTCGACTACATGCCCTCAGCTATCCATGCTCTGGCTTTCGAGCCTAAGCGTGAGCGGATCGCAGCGGCGAGGGCAGACGGCTCTGTGGAGATCTACGACGTGGCTGACAACTTCTTTCAGGAAAAG GTGGTTCCTGGGCGAGAGAAGCGAGCCACTGAGGCTCTGGCTTGGGTTGGAGAGCGTCTCTTCAGTGCAGGTTTAAATGGCGAGATAGTAGAGTACGATTTGGACAACCACAAGGTGAAATACACACTCGATGCTTATGGAGGCCCCATTTGGGCCATTGCAAGCAACAAGCAAGGAACTCATTTGGCT GTTGGTTGTGAAGATGGTACTGTTAAGCtgtttgaggtgtgtgaagATAAAATCCAGTTTGAAAGGAATCTGGCCAAGCAAAAAGGACGCATCATCTCACTATCCTGGCATCCTTCAGGCTTGAGGATAGCTGCAGGAATGATGGATATGATTCGGGTCTTTGATACTGAAACAG GTCAGTCAGTTCACAGGCTGCTGGTGGAGCGTGGAATAGGAACAGCTAAGAGTAAGGAGTGTGTCGTTTGGAGTGTGGTGTACCTCAGCGACGGCACCATCATCAGCGGAGACTCGTCTGGGAAGGTTAAGATATGGGATGATTGCACAGGAACACTGATTAAAAGCCACCAGGTCACCAAGTGGGATGTGCTGACATTATCAGCTTCTCAG GATGAGACCAGTGTCGTTGCCGGGACGTCAGAGGGAACCGTAGTCCAACTCCAGTTCATTTCCATGGTTCTGGGACAGGAGGAGAAAGAGTGGGTCCGAACCAGAACCTTTAAGAATCACACGCATGACGTCCGAGCTGTTCTGGAGATCAACATGGCCATTGTTTCAGGAG GAATGGACACCCAGCTTGTCATGAGGCCTCTCTTGGATAAAATTGAAGTGAAGACCACTGCTACAGCCTTTCGCAAGATCCATTTTCCTCAC CGGAGTTTAGTGTCCTGCGCAAAGAAAACTGGTCTGCTGCTGTTCCAGTACCCAACACATCTGGATCTGTGGAGACTCGGGGAGAGCGATGGTACCG GGATGCCTGGAAGCAGTTTAGCCATTAAAAGGAAGCCAGAGAAATTACTTCACTTAAAGATAAAG GGGGAGGATCATGTCTGCTGCAGTGCCGTGTCTCCGTGTGGAGAGTGGATCGCTTACTCTACAGTGGCCAGCTTCCGGCTATACAGACTACACTGTGATAACAACAACGTCAGCATCACTAAG ATATCCAAGCTCCCAAAGATCCTCAGCTCAGCCAATCAAATATGCTTCTCTTCAGACTCCTCTCGTCTGTTTGTGGCTTCTACATCCTCTACAGTTCATGTGGCAGCTCTGAGCCAAACAGAATGCAAGCTCATATCTTCTCTTAAGTCAAAATCAG GCTCTGGTCAGGCCATTCATCTGTTAGCAGCAAGCGAGGACGGAAAATGGCTGGCCTCAGCCAACAGTGCCCATGAGGTTCATGTGTATAACCTGAAGAAGATGAAG GTACACTGCACGGTGCCTATTTATAGCTCTGGAGTCAGCGCCATGGCCATCCACCCAACAACTAACAACCTGTTCGTGGTGCATGCAGATCAGCAG CTGTTCGAGTACTCTATAGATCAGAAACAGTACACCGACTGGAGTCGAGTGGTGCAGAAGAACGGCCTTCATCATGTGTGGCTGGAGAGAGACACACCCGTGACTAATGTAACCTTCAGTCGCAAAAACCCAGCTCACATTGTACTACATGATATGTACATGTTCTGCATCATTGATCAAACCCTG CCCCTTCCTGATAAAAAGTCTCAGTTCTACAATCAGCTGACTCTGCGAAGCCTGCCTGAGAAGGAAAGGAAGTCTCAAAGCCATGCTTTCAAAGTTTGCAAGACTTACAAG GAGCTGCTGTTTGCTGGGCTGATGGAGGATCAGTcactggtggtggtggagcGCCCCCTGTTGGACATCACTGCACAACTCCCACCACCTGTCAGACAGAAGAAGTTTGCTacataa